CAATGCCTTCCAAAGTATGTGCAGAAATCTTTCCCAACCCAGAATTCTAAAGTCAGTCAAACTCAGTCAAGTGTGAGAGTagaataaagatgttttcaaaaATTTACCTCCCACGTACCCTTTATTTCCCACTTACCCTTCTCAAGAAGCTACTGCTCCaccaaaaaaagagtggaggaaggagaaaataaagcaagaaagaagatgcagtatTCAGGAAATAGGGGGTCTAAACCAGAAGAGAGCAGGACagtggggatggaggaaggaggtCCCAGGGACTGCCAGGCAGCAGGCCTGCAGAGGAGCCAGTGCAGCTCCCagtaggaggaggaggggcaggcacAGGGAGGGGCCAGAAACAAGAGGATGGGGTGGCGGGGGGGTACCCAATGATCTGCTTGGGGCTTCTGACTCTGTTGAGAGGGCTTTTACAATTCTCTAAGAGTTTGAGGCAGCTTTTTTATAGATTCATAGaaaatttaatgaagaaaaatgactccagaaaaaaaaaaaaaacttttatgaaaGAAAGGAATGTAATTATTACAGTTTGTGGCTCAATTATTACTATTTATATAACCATAATCCTGTAAAAGTGTAGTACTGGTTTAACCaaaattgtgaaatgattatggAATGTAGGGAGGAAAAATATGTGTATTGTAGGGGTAGATTGTAAGAAAGCTAAAATTCTCATGTCCTAAGGTAGGAGGCCAACACatgatgtcttcttttttttaattgagtataattgctttacaatgctataTGAGTTTTGCACtgtaaagaaaaccataaacaagatgaaaagacaatcctcagaatgggagaaaatatttgcaaacaaagcagaaaagaattaatctccaaaatacacaaacagctcatggagctcaatatcaaaaaaacaaacaacccaatcaaaaaatgagtggaagacctgaatagacatctctccaaggaggacttacagatggccaaggggcacgTGAAAtcatgctcaatatcactaatcattagagaaatgcaaatcaaaactacaatggggtatcacctcacaccagtcggaatggccatcaccaaaaagtctacaaacaatgaatgctggagagggtgtggagaaaagggaaccctcttgcactgttggtgggaatgtaaatggatacagccactgtgaagaacagcatggaggttccttgaaaaactaaaaatagaactaccatatgacccagcaatcccactactagacacatacctggagaaaaccataattcaaaaggacacatgaactccagtgttcattgcagcactgtttacaatagccaggacatagaaacaacataaatgtccaacaacagatgaatggataaagatgtggcacatagatacaatggaatattactcagccataaaaaaaggaatgaaaatgggtcatttgtagagatgtggatgggcttagagtctgtcatacagagtgaaataagccagaaagagaaaaacaaatatcatatattaatgtatatgatgtattaaatgaaaaaacaacaataaataataagCAAACTACTTGGAAACATGACAGTAAATACCTAACGAAAAAGCCAAGAGTTGCAAGTGACACAACTTATATATAAATGAGGGAAGGTGGGGCTTGGAACTCTTTATTAGCTCCCTCACACTATTTGACACAAAGCAGGTATCActttggatatatttttaaatagtgcaAGAGCAGAAGGGAAACAATGTATAATGAGAGTAGGTTTCATACACTGAAGCCTTGGGGATAAGGAAGTGCAGGAAGCATTAGAATTCCTTAGCCAGTGGAGCTTGCAGGGAAAATGGAGCAGAGGTGGGTGTGATGGACAGGTGACAGGATGGGCTTCGGCACCAAGCAAATAGTGAGCAGAGTGAGGACAAAAAAAAGTCCCGGACACTTGGGAGGATGTGTAAGAAAACCTGCCTCAAAATGATGTGCAGCTCAATACAGGTGACTCAAAGCTCTTTCCCCGCCAAACACCCTAGCCTCCCCACATCCCTGTGACCTGGCCGGAGAAAGCAGGCGCTATCAGGATAATTCAAGTCGTATGGAAGATCTGCTCTTATTTTCGTGAATGGGAAATTTTTTGTAAAGAGCTTCCATAGGTTTACTCTGACTGAAGTCTCCAACTGAATCTTCTCTTAAGATTTAAAGTTTCCCCACTGCAAATTTACTCACAAGGGGGTTTTCCAAAACGTGTTGTTCACACTTTCGTGCTGTGCTCTTATTCTTACCGCTGGAATTCCttctcctctgcttcctccaccATCTAGCCAACTGGGCCTCACTGTTATGACTTCTCAGACATTgctttcctccaggaagccttcctggacttCTTCTTTGTGTTCTGGTGCCCCTCCAAGGTGGATAAGATGcttttcctctgtgtttccaGAGTGCGTTGTATATAGTCCTACCTTTACTCTTAGCCCATGGGAGTAAAATTATCCACTGGCCATCTGCCTCCTCCATTGTACCATCTCCCGGACGGAACCATGAATTTCTGAGCTTGGGAGCCTTATTTGATTATCTCCCAATCCCTACCAGGACCAGCACCAAATGGACTAGCCCAGAAGACAGCAATCACAGGAGGCAGTTGGTTAAGACCTGAAGAATGAAACTTGCTGCCTGCATACAGAGCGAATCAGAAAAGGGGCTTCTTGTGGAGGCAAAGGGCTTGGCAGGCAAAGGCCTGGCTAGGTTGACCCATCACTTGGTGTGCCTGCACAGGTACGAACTACACAGCTTCGCGCAACATCAGtgcttgccagctgtgtgaccttacgTACCGACTCTCAAGCTTCTCATCAGTGAAGTGAGAACAGTAAGCCCCACCTGGCTAGGCTGTTAGGAAGATTATCACGCGTACTGCAGGAAAAACGCTTGGctaggtgcctggcacagagtaagagcCCCACAACTGGTAGAAGTTACCGTGATTGTTATTTATAACAAGATATCAGGGAGGCGCTGGAGGCTTTTAAGCTACATAATGACATTTTTTGCGATTGACAAAGGTTGCTGGGCAGCCAGCAGGGTGGATGAATTGAACGAGAACAAAAGTGGAGGCTTTCACCCACGGCTCAGAGACAGTTAGAGGGCCCGAGTCAAAGCAGAGCAGAAACAAGGGCTGGAACCACAAAAACATGTTTCCCGCACATCCTTTGGCCTCTGTCTCCTGCTCTGCAAACCTGCCTCCCCGCAGAGCCTTCCCGAGAAATCGTCAGGAACCTGTGCAGAGAGGCCTGCTCCGAGGACAGCGCCAAAGCAGTTCAGCAAAGCAGGTCAGCATGTAACAATGCATTAAAATAGCAGGGCTgctaggaggagaggaaagataCTGTAACCTTCCCCAGGGGACCCAGAAGGCCCTAACATGCATCCATAAGCCCCCGGAATCTTCTGCAACCCAAACGTCCAAACGAGAAGGTTTATATGAGGATGAAACCCCGTAGAATGCACACGCGCTCACACACATGCGTATATGTTTTTGAGGTGGGTGCCAGACTCAGAGAGCCCCGGCCAGCTGAGGAATGCCTTCCAGACCCAGAGAAGCAGAGCTCCCATCCGCGGGAGCGCAGGCGGGGAGCGGGAGGTGGAGCAGCAGAGGAGGGGCCGGGCCTGCTGGCCTCTCTCTAGATACGGAGCTCAGCAGTTCACTCCAGATTGGAAACACATGCACTACAAGGCCAGGCAGGAACCAGAAatcaacaacacataaaaatatttccttccaagACACTCTTCCCTCCACGgtctcacccctcctccccaggctttACTTCCCTTCTTTACTGGCAATGGGGCTTGCTGGGGAGGGACAGACCCTTGTGCCCCATAAATAACAATATGAGAGGCTGTGCATATGGtttgtatctctatttctgaGTCATTCAGAATGCACCTGAAGTGGTAACAGCCAAGGGAGAGCTTTCCAAAGGTACGGAAAGCCTGCTTTGAGAAATGTGTAAACAGGGCTTCTCCTTTTTacttcagtgttttgttttgctttttcctatTAGTGCCATATGGTGGTGGCACCATCTCCACGCCCGTAGTCAGAACGTGGAGGGAAATTCACCCCCAAAAGCATGTCCTGGAGCAAAAGTATCTTTTGAGCAAGGACTTTCTACCCAGGGCCCACAGATGGTGCCGAGGGATACCTGAACATCCTTGCTCCCCAAAATGTTGCGCTGTGATGCTCTTCCTCTGTGTGGACACATGGATTTTTCTAGGGAGAAAGCCCACAGACTGCTGTCAAATTCTCAACATGATCCACTACCAAAAGTGTTTAGAAATTACTGACTTTGCTGTCAACCAGCCCAGCAATCCCCATTCTCATCTGAAGTCTGAATCCTTTCCTTATAGTTTCGTTCATGCAATAATCCAATTTATGCTTGAACACCTCCAGTGATGAAAACCTGACCGAATAGCCTAATAATTGAGAACAGAAGCTTTGGAGCTGGAGCCCTGAAGCAGGTATTCAGAGCCTGGTGTGCCCCTTCCTAACTGTATAAATGTGGGTGAGTAGTTCAGCCTAGTTCATCTTCACTTTTATCATCTATATATGTATACGGACCATAATACGTCTTAGGTATTTTTGAGATTAAATGGAACAATGTATGCGAAACTTGAAGCACAGCACGTGGGAACATAACACGTGGACAGGAAACATCATTGCTATTGCTAtcattctcatcttttttttttttttaaattgtaatttttttattggaaaacaaaTATACAACTTGGAATGGATCTGAGGCAAATTGTGCCATAAGCAGATTTTCTTTAAGTGgctaaaacaaagtttaaaaagcaagtaacaataaaagaaaatgtttctggtACAGGACCAGCAGTACAAAAAAATAGTGTACGAGTACCTGGATAAAACACCCGTTTTGCAATAGTGCAACTTTTAAGTACATATTGTTGACTGTCCATAGTCCACGCAGAGTTACAACTCCACACTTCAACAACAACATGCTGACAGTTCCTAaagaaaactactttaaaaaaaaggcataacCCAGATGTTCCCTCATTTGACCAACTCCATCTAAGTTTAGATGTGCAGAAGGGCTTAGATATATCCAGAGTAAGCCACATGCAACATGTTACTTgatcaattttctaaaataaggtTCCAGGACAATGACAGTAAGATAAGGGAAGAAAACATGGAGGAATGAAGTCCTAATTACTatacatgcatattttttttGACAGTAGGGGGAAACCTTTTACAGATAAgttacaaacaaagaaaaggcaaataaacaaTTTTGTACAAGAAATTTAACACATTCTGTACAATGTCTTCACTTTGCTGTCATCATTTGTACAAACTCTTCATAGTTTACTTGACCATCACCATCAATATCTGCTTCCCTAATCATTTCATCAACCTCTTCATCTGTTAACTTCTCTCCAAGGTTTGTCATCACATGGCGGAGCTCTGCTGCACTAATATAGCCATTACCATCCTTATCAAACACACGGAATGCTTCTCTAATTTCTTCTTCACTGtctgtgtctttcatttttctcgCCATCATTGTCAGAAATTCAGGGAAGTCAATTGTGCCATTACCATCAGCATCTACTTCATTAATCATGTCCTGTAACTCTGCTTCTGTGGGATTCTGCCCAAGAGACCTCATTACAGTTCCCAATTCCTTAGTTGTTATAGTTCCATCACCATCCTTGTCAAATAGTGAAAAAGCTTCTTTGAATTCTGCAATCTGCTCTTCAGTGAGTTGGTCAGCCATGCTGCAAGCGCTACCGGTctccctcatcttttttttttttaaatgtatagttttggtttttttatttgcagtgttttggaagtatagttgatttaccatgttgtgttaattcctgctgtacagcaaagcgattcaattatatatataattatatatattatatagttttacatatacaatatatatacattctttttttaatattctttcccattatgatttatcacaggataaatatagttccctgtgctatacagtaggaccttgttgtttatccattctctgtataatagtttgtatctgctgatCCCAAGCTATCATCCTCATCTTTATCGTCACTGCTGTTAGTATAGAGACAGCTCATTACCATTCTGAAAGTCATGATAATcctttctggttttcttccttaACAAAATTCTTCTTCCTTATGTTGAACCAAAATTTGCTTCCCTGCAGCTTCTGGTCACTGGCTTTCCTTGACAGTTGGTCATGTAGAGCAAGAGATAGACCTCAAATGCAGGCTGTCCCATCATTCGAAGCAGCATCCCAGGAAAACTTGCCTTCTATAATAAGGCAGTATAATAGGAATCACTCaataagaaagggaaattaaagcaAGAGAGCGTTAAACTCAAGAtaacaaagtgttttttttttttaatttgtttcatgaAGATATTTtgacaataaaagttctttacagCTTTAAGTGGATAGTTTTAAGACTTGAAACATCACTGAGCAAATCCAGTGTCTGGTTATACTTTCTTTTTACCCAAAAGATTTTGCCTGCTCTTCCTATGACTACTGAATGACCACCAGCACTGGCATTAACAGTGTTTCCTACAAATTCTTCTAACCCCTTATCTCCAACTGTTACGATAAACGAAGCCACTCAAGCGAAGTCAGCATGTTACACACTAGAGCTGACAGTCCCCCAGAGCAGAGCTAATTCCTAATCCTGACTCACTGATATTCCCAATTCTCTCATCTCCAGACAGATAATGGCTGTCTTGTTCTCCTTTGAATTTTCAGCACTTACCACAGTGTCTGGCTCCTGTTAGGAACTTAaaagatatttgttaaatgaacgaagaacgaatgaatgaataaacttatAAGCAATAGTAGCTGGTGCAAAGTAAATCACGTTCCTTAATTAATCCATTATATCATATCCAATTTGAGCTataaaaatttgtgtttttatagcTTTTATACTTAAAGTGCAATTGAGGACAGATTTTACATTTTCTCACTcctgaaatcatttcttttattgGATACACCCACATATCTTTAAATCATTCCATACATTGTATGCTTTTATATCTTTTCCGCTAtcctcatttttccctttcagacaCTGAAGACTGATTATTCATAGGCCCTAGAGATGTCAGCATCCTTAGCTTGGAACCATCACAGCTAGCCAGTGTTTGCCCACTGCCCTTCTCCTTGGCTCCCCAGGGAGGTCCTGAGCTGGAGGCTTCATTATGACCTCTTGGAGCTGGAGGTTTAAAGGAGAAGATAATATTGAAGAGACATGTTAGACCACTGAGCTCAGTTCTTCCTTATATTTAAAGGATCTTTAAGATTAGGTATTGCTGTGTAGCAAAGGTGAATCTTTATGTGTCACCAAATCGTGTGATTCAGAAGGAGGATCGGTTCTCTAATCGGAGTGATTATCTAAGATAGCAGATAAGGTCTACTGCCTTGTCTGCTGTTACTCTCACTCAGGCCAGGTAGTTGGCGAAGCCCTAGAAACCAGTCACTTAAAAGCATCCTCCTATTTGCACCAAGTATGTGTCAGGGAACAGATTGGGCCAAAATTGCCTCTGCCCTCAATgagctaatgagaaaaaaatgctgaGACAATTTGAAAACGATATAGTGACACAAATAGACAGTTGGCAGAAGAAATCTGCACAAACAGAAATCTATTTAAAGTTCAGCGTCAATGGCAAGCaaagacattaaaattaaaacttcagtgagatgccattttttttaaataattaaaatctgtCAAgattgaaaagaaggaagagtcCCAGAGCTGGTGAACACGCAGAGTCAGCATCCCCGCACGGCTGGTGGAAGGAAAGTAGATCAAGAGAGCATTTCCAGAGCGCAATTTGGCAGTCAATTGCAGAAACTTTAATAAGCACACCCTGGGACAGAGCACTCCCACTTGTAGAAATAATAT
The genomic region above belongs to Hippopotamus amphibius kiboko isolate mHipAmp2 chromosome 9, mHipAmp2.hap2, whole genome shotgun sequence and contains:
- the LOC130829335 gene encoding calmodulin-1, which codes for MADQLTEEQIAEFKEAFSLFDKDGDGTITTKELGTVMRSLGQNPTEAELQDMINEVDADGNGTIDFPEFLTMMARKMKDTDSEEEIREAFRVFDKDGNGYISAAELRHVMTNLGEKLTDEEVDEMIREADIDGDGQVNYEEFVQMMTAK